A window of the Leishmania mexicana MHOM/GT/2001/U1103 complete genome, chromosome 1 genome harbors these coding sequences:
- a CDS encoding putative carboxylase yields the protein MPAPIFEKVLVANRGEIACRVMATCQRLGIKTVAVYSTADEQAKHVKVADEGVCIGPPASVESYLCIDKIVDACKRTGAQAVHPGYGFLSENGEFQSALQKNNIIFVGPDAHSIEAMGDKIESKRLAHSAGVTCIPGFIGEVKTHEDVLKFAREVGYPVMIKASGGGGGKGMRVAYNDSQCVEYYDMCKEEAKAAFNSDKMLVEKFIENPRHIEIQVIADRRGNTLYLPERECSIQRRNQKVIEEAPSVLLDAKTRKAMGEEAVAMARAVQYVSAGTVENVVNPQKQFYFLEMNTRLQVEHPITEEITGIDLVEQMLRAAADLPLSITQDDIKINGHATECRVYAEDPMKNYFPSIGRLTMYQEPTGPGVRCDSGIIEGSQISVYYDPLICKLSTWGKDRTECIERMEKALDEYVIRGLRHNICLLRDVVTEPRYQSGDLTTNYLPEQYPNGFKKAELTPEETQLMYEAAACAHLKRERTHYIQGTAPAERQFYVSLGARQEDEMPVYVRQLDDSHFEVAASKSGPFKRLEMAWRVSYPLIRVKDGERETVLQFWGTNEVTYGIQMKGTTFNVNVMSDLQSVLGHFVPVVETAVNTKQVLSPMPGVIVAIKVQPGETVVAGEELLTLEAMKMRNKIHAQADGKVKEIKVKLGATVEDSEVLVELE from the coding sequence ATGCCTGCTCCGATTTTCGAAAAGGTTCTCGTCGCCAACCGCGGCGAGATCGCCTGTCGTGTGATGGCGACCTGCCAGCGTCTGGGAATCAAGACGGTGGCCGTCTACTCCACCGCCGATGAGCAGGCCAAGCACGTGAAGGTGGCGGACGAGGGCGTCTGCATTGGCCCCCCCGCCTCCGTGGAGAGCTACCTGTGTATTGACAAGATTGTGGATGCCTGCAAGAGGACGGGCGCTCAGGCCGTTCACCCAGGCTACGGCTTCCTGTCCGAGAACGGCGAGTTTCAGTCGGCCTTGCAGAAGAACAACATCATCTTCGTCGGCCCAGACGCGCACTCTATCGAGGCTATGGGCGACAAGATCGAGTCGAAGCGGCTTGCCCACAGTGCTGGCGTGACGTGCATTCCCGGCTTCATCGGCGAGGTGAAGACGCACGAGGACGTGCTGAAGTTTGCGAGAGAGGTCGGCTACCCGGTCATGATCAAGGCCtccggcggtggtggtggcaagGGCATGCGAGTGGCGTATAATGACAGTCAGTGCGTGGAGTACTACGACATGTGCAAGGAGGAGGCCAAGGCCGCCTTCAACAGCGACAAGATGCTCGTCGAGAAGTTCATTGAAAACCCGCGTCACATCGAGATCCAGGTGATCGCGGATCGCAGGGGCAACACCCTGTACCTGCCAGAGCGCGAGTGCTCCATTCAGCGCCGCAACCAGAAGGTGATCGAGGAGGCGCCGTCCGTCCTGTTGGATGCGAAGACCCGCAAGGCCATGGGCGAGGAGGCTGTTGCGATGGCGCGAGCCGTGCAGTacgtcagcgccggcacgGTCGAGAACGTCGTCAACCCGCAGAAGCAGTTCTACTTCCTCGAGATGAACACCCGCCTCCAGGTGGAGCACCCCATCACGGAGGAGATCACCGGCATCGATCTCGTGGAGCAGATGCtccgcgccgcggcggaccTGCCGCTCAGCATTACGCAGGACGACATCAAGATCAACGGCCATGCCACGGAGTGTCGCGTGTACGCCGAGGACCCGATGAAGAACTACTTCCCGTCCATCGGCCGCCTCACCATGTACCAGGAGCCGACCGGGCCCGGCGTGCGCTGTGACTCCGGCATCATCGAAGGGTCGCAGATCTCCGTTTATTACGACCCGCTCATCTGCAAGCTGTCCACCTGGGGAAAGGACCGCACGGAGTGCATTGAGCGTATGGAGAAGGCGCTGGACGAGTACGTCATTCGCGGTCTGCGCCACAACATTTGCCTCCTGCGCGACGTTGTCACGGAGCCGCGTTACCAGAGCGGTGACCTCACCACCAACTACTTGCCGGAGCAGTACCCGAACGGCTTcaagaaggcggagctgaccCCGGAGGAGACGCAGCTGATGTATGAGGCGGCCGCCTGTGCGCACCTGAAGCGCGAGCGCACTCACTACATCCAGGGCACTGCTCCGGCGGAGCGTCAGTTCTACGTCTCTCTCGGCGCTAGGCAGGAGGACGAGATGCCGGTGTACGTCCGGCAGCTCGATGACTCCCACTTCGAGGTCGCCGCGTCGAAGAGCGGTCCGTTCAAGAGGCTGGAGATGGCGTGGAGGGTCAGCTACCCGCTCATCCGCGTGAaggatggggagagggagacggtgctgcagttCTGGGGCACCAACGAGGTGACGTACGGCATCCAGATGAAGGGCACCACCTTCAACGTGAATGTAATGAGCGACCTGCAGTCCGTGCTGGGCCACTTCGTGCCGGTTGTAGAGACCGCCGTCAATACGAAGCAGGTTCTGTCGCCCATGCCAGGCGTCATTGTCGCCATCAAGGTTCAGCCTGGGGAGACGGTGGTCGCTGGTGAGGAGCTTCTGACGCTGGAGGCCATGAAGATGCGCAACAAGATCCACGCTCAGGCGGACGGCAAGGTGAAGGAGATCAAGGTCAAGCTCGGCGCCACTGTGGAGGACAGCGAGGTGCTAGTCGAGCTTGAGTAA
- a CDS encoding glutaredoxin-like protein, with product MLPFSYRVLMRGVSAVAGASFVALRHRTLAGTTRSFCSSNPVWLAPAAPTKDAPPAMGGDTDAEETHPDFQPRMVSSDLAQDEIAMIKKDIDDTIRDEDIVVFIKGVPEAPMCAFSKRMIDVMEALGVEYTSFDVLAHPVVRSYVKEVSEWPTIPQVFVKGEFAGGVDIVLKMAESGDLQMLLDQKGIKHRDAKP from the coding sequence ATGCTGCCATTCTCTTACCGCGTGCTCATGCGCGGCgtgtcggcggtggctgGCGCGTCGTTCGTGGCTCTGCGGCATCGCACGCTGGCGGGGACGACGCGCTcgttctgcagcagcaacccgGTGTGGCTGgcgccagccgcaccgaCGAAGgatgcgccgccggcgatggGTGGCGACACGGACGCTGAGGAGACGCACCCTGACTTTCAGCCCCGCATGGTGTCCAGCGACCTCGCGCAGGACGAGATCGCAATGATCAAGAAGGATATAGACGACACGATCCGCGACGAGGACATTGTGGTGTTCATCAAGGGTGTCCCAGAGGCGCCGATGTGCGCCTTCTCGAAGCGCATGATTGACGTGATGGAGGCACTTGGGGTGGAGTACACCTCCTTCGACGTGCTTGCTCACCCGGTGGTGCGCAGCTACGTGAAGGAGGTGAGCGAGTGGCCGACGATCCCGCAGGTGTTTGTGAAGGGCGAgttcgccggcggcgtcgacatTGTTCTGAAGATGGCGGAGAGCGGTGACTTGCAGATGCTGCTGGATCAGAAGGGCATCAAGCATCGTGATGCCAAACCGTAG
- a CDS encoding putative CLC-type chloride channel, with the protein MAEQMARAGAGGSGGSGGSGGSGGDEGITNLVVNVREADWATIDCISSHTEAAERAAMRRRHSAAAAASSSYGDTWSVYSPEGEAFFAAMACGIVLGCLGVFSDACAHWVSAFRSGICANFFWLGRNMCCVDSRECGEYYSWGEFFLGRDNHVVAFVDFVMYVSFSTMAAVTAAYLCKTYAPYASGGGIAEVKTIVSGHHVKRYLGGWTLITKVVGMCFSTGSGLTVGKEGPFVHIGACVGGIISSALPSYQQEAKERELITAGAGGGMAVAFGAPVGGVIFALEDVSTSYNFKALMAALICGVTAVLLQSRVDLWHTGRIVQFSVNYQHSWHFFELPAFAAIGSFGGFAGSAFSVVNLRVGRWRKKHLSQWRIVEVAVVAAVTGVVNFLTPYGSGSMLELLGDCFQDCTPNGTIEMCEDGDMRAFFSLLVTATAKFAMFAYTVGTFLPAGILVPSLTIGALYGRAFGMMFRALQETYASSYVFTECYDQDLCVIPGVYAIVGAAAMLTGVTHMTICLAIIMFELTGSLEYMVPVIVGILCAKAAGEAVGVKGTYEIGIEENKLPYLDPKREFYLDFVAKNVYGNKQFTLLTAYGLQVRDINELVTKMNVTGFPVVESPSDMTLLGYAPAKRLVRAIQMAAARNSDVNLGTYIRFKTTPSHSHDATFLEVDLTDILESCLLQVEPECSVKKLLYLFKSLGTHHILVCRYSKFEGFISKKDFIDFMRVKEREENMEDDELERERRERVRQGRRHETATAAVDVAPVAAQYR; encoded by the coding sequence ATGGCCGAGCAGATGgcgcgcgctggcgctggaggcagcggtggcagtggtggcagtggtggcagcggtggcgacgaggGCATCACGAACTTGGTCGTGAATGTTCGAGAGGCGGACTGGGCAACAATCGACTGCATCAGCAGCcacacggaggcggcggagcgggcggcgatgcggcgccgccacagcgccgcagccgcggcttCCTCGTCGTACGGCGACACGTGGTCCGTTTACAGCCCCGAGGGCGAGGCGTTCTTCGCAGCCATGGCGTGCGGCATCGTTCTCGGCTGCCTCGGCGTCTTCAgcgacgcgtgcgcgcactgGGTGAGCGCCTTCCGCTCGGGCATTTGCGCGAACTTCTTCTGGCTGGGCCGCAACATGTGCTGCGTCGACAGCCGTGAATGCGGCGAGTACTACTCGTGGGGCGAGTTCTTCCTCGGCCGCGACAACCATGTCGTGGCTTTTGTGGACTTCGTCATGTACGTCAGCTTCTCCACCATGGCGGCCGTCACGGCGGCGTACCTGTGCAAGACCTACGCCCCCTACGCTTCTGGCGGCGGCATTGCAGAGGTGAAGACGATCGTGTCGGGCCACCACGTCAAGCGGTACCTTGGTGGCTGGACGCTGATCACGAAGGTGGTGGGCATGTGCTTCTCGACAGGGTCCGGCTTGACAGTGGGGAAGGAGGGCCCCTTTGTCCACATCGGCGCCTGCGTCGGCGGCATCATCTCCAGCGCCCTGCCAAGCTATCAGCAGGAGGCCAAGGAGCGCGAGCTCATCACCGCCGGCGCGGGCGGTGGCATGGCCGTTGCTTTCGGTGCTCCTGTCGGCGGGGTTATCTTCGCCTTGGAGGATGTCTCCACGTCGTACAACTTCAAGGCCCTCATGGCGGCCCTCATCTGCggcgtgacggcggtgctgctccagTCGCGCGTGGATCTCTGGCACACCGGCCGCATCGTGCAGTTTAGCGTCAACTACCAGCACAGCTGGCACTTCTTCGAGCTCCCCGCGTTTGCGGCGATCGGGTCCTTTGGCGGGTTCGCGGGGTCCGCTTTCAGCGTCGTGAACCTGCGCGTCGGCCGGTGGCGCAAGAAGCACTTGAGTCAGTGGCGGATCGTCGAGGTCGCCGTCGTGGCTGCCGTCACCGGTGTCGTGAACTTCTTGACGCCGTACGGCTCCGGTAGCATGCTGGAGCTTCTCGGCGACTGCTTCCAGGACTGCACGCCAAACGGCACCATCGAGATgtgcgaggacggcgacatgcgcgccttcttctctctcctcgtcaccgccacggcgaagTTTGCCATGTTCGCATACACCGTCGGTACCTTCCTCCCCGCAGGCATCCTTGTGCCGTCGCTCACGATCGGCGCGCTGTACGGCCGCGCCTTTGGCATGATGTTCCGTGCGTTGCAGGAGACCTACGCAAGCTCGTACGTCTTCACGGAGTGCTACGACCAGGACCTGTGCGTCATCCCTGGTGTGTACGCGATCGTcggcgcggcggccatgCTGACCGGCGTCACCCACATGACCATCTGCCTGGCAATCATCATGTTCGAGCTCACGGGCTCGCTGGAGTACATGGTGCCCGTCATTGTGGGCATACTCTGCGCCAAGGCGGCCGGCGAGGCTGTCGGGGTAAAGGGCACGTACGAGATCGGCATCGAGGAGAACAAGCTACCCTATCTAGACCCGAAGAGGGAGTTCTACCTCGACTTTGTTGCCAAGAACGTCTACGGGAACAAGCAGTTCACCCTCCTGACGGCGTAcgggctgcaggtgcgcgacATCAACGAGCTTGTCACCAAGATGAACGTCACCGGCTTTCCCGTCGTCGAGTCGCCCAGTGACATGACGCTGCTCGGATACGCGCCTGCAAAGAGGCTTGTACGGGCCATCCAAATGGCCGCGGCGCGTAACAGCGACGTGAACCTCGGCACATACATTCGCTTCAAGACGACTCCGTCCCACTCGCACGACGCGACCTTCCTCGAGGTGGACCTCACGGACATCCTGGAGAGCTGCCTGCTGCAGGTAGAGCCGGAGTGCTCCGTGAAGAAGTTGCTGTACCTGTTCAAGTCCCTCGGCACCCATCACATCCTCGTCTGCCGCTACTCGAAGTTCGAGGGCTTTATTAGCAAGAAGGACTTCATCGACTTCATGCGCGTCAAGGAACGCGAGGAAAACATGGAGGATGATGAGCtggagcgagagcggcgtGAGCGAGTCCGGCAGGGGCGTCGTCACGAGaccgcaacggcagcggtcGACGTCGCGCCAGTGGCTGCCCAGTACCGCTGa
- a CDS encoding putative cyclophilin type peptidyl-prolyl cis-trans isomerase has translation MTDVTSFTVYGLVTTVDFQRCAEAAAYVNDRYPESYAVIVKLELPRDFAERRAAWASAGQLPSQQQPTDTSLGESGGSSTTGSAASGEPAAVLVEQHGSGSEPQRLLTAETFLRNVSTHTDYKPDATEDYYTAQGKRAWRAFLASRGRQYCWMDVAVDGVAVGRVWFELYAAVAPLTCKNFCELCRGTMVATGDTVALSSVYDLPPAQHIGYKGTTFFRTLKDAWVMGGDVTGAHTGNGGYSCYGRCFPDETYAVPHDAAGVLGMCNDGPHTNSSAFYITLRPMSWMNGKYVAFGRVMDGMHVVDAIHAVAVRHNQAPKVSIVITDCDVLDTTV, from the coding sequence ATGACGGACGTGACGTCGTTTACCGTCTACGGGCTGGTCACGACCGTGGACTTCCAGCGCtgtgcagaggcggcggcgtacgTGAACGACAGGTATCCGGAATCCTATGCCGTCATAGTGAAGCTAGAGCTTCCACGAGACTTTGCCGAGCGGCGGGCTGCGTGGGCATCGGCGGGGCAGCTGCCgtcccagcagcagccgacaGACACCTCGCTCGGTGAGAGCGGTGGGTCGTCTACCACGGGGTCCGCGGCTTCTGGAGAAcccgccgcggtgctggtggagcagcacggcagcggtagcgagccgcagcgccttctCACTGCGGAGACGTTCTTGCGCAACGTTTCTACCCACACGGACTATAAGCCCGACGCCACGGAGGATTACTACACCGCGCAAGGCAAGCGTGCGTGGCGCGCCTTCCTCGCATCGCGTGGCCGACAGTACTGCTGGATGGATGTGGcggtggacggcgtggcggtggggagggtTTGGTTTGAGCTGTAcgcggctgtggcgccgctgacgtgCAAGAACTTCTGCGAGCTGTGCCGCGGCACCATGGTTGCCACGGGCGACACCGTCGCGCTCAGCAGCGTATACGAtctgccgccggcgcagcacatCGGCTACAAGGGGACTACCTTCTTCCGCACCTTAAAGGATGCGTGGGTGATGGGAGGCGACGTGACCGGTGCGCACACCGGCAATGGCGGGTACTCGTGCTACGGCCGCTGCTTCCCCGATGAGACGTACGCCGTCCCCCACGATGCGGCTGGCGTTCTAGGCATGTGCAACGACGGCCCGCACACGAACAGTTCCGCCTTCTACATCACGCTTCGGCCCATGTCCTGGATGAACGGCAAGTACGTCGCCTTTGGTCGAGTCATGGACGGCATGCACGTGGTGGACGCTATCCACGCGGTCGCGGTGCGTCACAACCAGGCCCCCAAAGTGTCCATCGTCATCACCGACTGCGACGTGCTGGACACGACTGTGTAA